One window of Salminus brasiliensis chromosome 16, fSalBra1.hap2, whole genome shotgun sequence genomic DNA carries:
- the pdxp gene encoding pyridoxal phosphate phosphatase, with translation MAGGGGGGCRRVQGPELRELLASKRDVLFDCDGVIWNGEAAVAGAPEAVRLLKQRGKRVFFVTNNCTRPRGNYAHKFSRLGFSDVAEEEIFSSAYCSAAYLRDVAQLRGKVFAIGGHGVLQELRDAGVEVVAEDGADGPDASIYDCPLDPDVRAVLVGYDEKFNFMKLAKACCYLRDSECLFLATDPDPWHPLRGGRITPGSGSLTAALETASSRKATVIGKPSRFMFECIASQFDLDPAQSLMVGDRLETDILFGANCGLSTVLTLTGVSTLEQAQEYKDSESSEKKDFVPDYVVESIADFLEALEEE, from the exons ATGGCCGGTGGCGGCGGCGGGGGCTGCCGCAGAGTGCAGGGCCCTGAGCTCCGGGAGCTGCTCGCCTCCAAGCGCGACGTGCTGTTCGACTGTGACGGCGTGATCTGGAACGGCGAGGCGGCGGTGGCGGGCGCTCCGGAGGCGGTGCGGCTGCTGAAGCAGCGCGGCAAGCGCGTGTTCTTCGTCACCAACAACTGCACGCGGCCGCGAGGCAATTACGCGCACAAGTTCTCGCGGCTCGGCTTCTCTGACGTGGCCGAGGAAGAGATCTTCAGCTCGGCGTACTGCTCCGCGGCCTACCTGCGCGACGTGGCGCAGCTCCGCGGCAAAGTGTTCGCTATCGGCGGCCACGGCGTGCTGCAGGAGCTGCGGGACGCCGGCGTGGAGGTGGTGGCTGAGGACGGCGCCGACGGGCCGGACGCCAGCATCTACGATTGCCCGCTGGACCCGGACGTGCGCGCCGTGCTGGTGGGCTACGACGAGAAATTCAACTTCATGAAGTTGGCCAAGGCCTGCTGCTACCTGAGGGACTCTGAGTGCCTGTTCTTGGCCACCGACCCAGACCCGTGGCATCCCCTACGAGGGGGACGAATTACCCCGG GTTCTGGAAGTCTCACGGCAGCTTTGGAGACGGCCAGCAGCAGGAAGGCCACTGTTATCGGCAAGCCCAGCCGCTTCATGTTCGAGTGCATTGCGAGTCAGTTCGACCTGGACCCGGCTCAGTCCTTGATGGTGGGCGACCGCTTGGAGACTGACATTCTCTTTGGGGCCAACTGCGGCCTTTCCACTGTGCTCACCCTGACGGGAGTGTCCACCCTGGAGCAGGCGCAGGAGTataaagacagcgagtcgtcgGAGAAGAAGGACTTTGTGCCCGATTACGTGGTGGAGAGCATCGCTGATTTCTTGGAGGCTTTGGAGGAGGAGTAA